A single region of the Pelorhabdus rhamnosifermentans genome encodes:
- the cysE gene encoding serine O-acetyltransferase, whose amino-acid sequence MFKRLKRDIRVVFARDPAARSVLEVLFCYPGLHAIWFHRISHFLYLKGWILVPRLISNFSRFLTGIEIHPGATIGEGFFIDHGTGVVIGETAEVGNNVTLYQGVTLGGTGKEKGKRHPTIGNHVVVASGAKVLGSFFVGDYSKIGAGSVVLKEVPPYSTVVGIPGTVVCRYGKKIEQLRDPHESDDVDDIDEEDVGDDLEHGDLPDPITEMMMCMQRHINRLEARLEQVEHKEELIKHDNESI is encoded by the coding sequence ATGTTTAAGCGATTGAAACGAGATATTCGCGTTGTTTTTGCTCGCGATCCCGCTGCTAGAAGTGTTTTGGAAGTGTTATTTTGTTATCCTGGTCTCCATGCGATCTGGTTTCACCGTATTAGCCATTTTTTATATTTAAAGGGATGGATTTTGGTACCACGTCTTATTTCTAATTTCAGCCGTTTTTTGACAGGTATTGAGATTCATCCAGGCGCGACAATTGGAGAAGGATTTTTTATTGACCATGGCACTGGCGTTGTCATTGGTGAAACAGCGGAAGTCGGCAATAATGTGACACTTTATCAAGGTGTCACGCTTGGCGGTACAGGAAAGGAAAAGGGGAAGCGCCATCCGACCATTGGCAATCATGTTGTTGTTGCAAGCGGAGCTAAGGTACTCGGATCTTTTTTTGTCGGTGATTATTCTAAAATTGGGGCGGGTTCTGTTGTATTGAAAGAAGTGCCGCCTTATTCGACTGTCGTGGGGATTCCTGGCACGGTTGTTTGCCGTTATGGGAAAAAGATTGAACAATTGCGTGATCCTCATGAGTCTGATGATGTAGATGACATTGATGAGGAAGATGTGGGCGATGACTTAGAGCATGGTGATTTGCCTGATCCTATCACAGAAATGATGATGTGTATGCAGCGGCATATTAACCGATTAGAAGCGCGGCTGGAGCAAGTAGAGCACAAAGAGGAGCTGATCAAGCATGACAATGAAAGTATATAA
- a CDS encoding Mini-ribonuclease 3 produces the protein MNFAQFRHLKKQALILDSNGNPQKKYDKCDVKMLSPLVLAYVGDAFFDLFIRIRLLDFEQSKVRILHDYDAVIVSATMQSLAFQEMEDNLTEEEKSIVRRGRNAKSNVPKSATVRDYRISTGFEALLGYLYLTENIERLNEISETAFVVISRAIAEKAKS, from the coding sequence GTGAATTTCGCACAGTTTCGTCATTTGAAGAAACAAGCTTTGATTCTGGACTCCAATGGAAATCCGCAAAAAAAGTATGACAAGTGTGACGTGAAAATGCTGTCTCCCCTTGTTCTAGCCTATGTTGGGGATGCTTTCTTTGATCTGTTTATTCGTATTCGTCTGCTTGATTTTGAACAAAGCAAGGTGCGTATTCTTCATGATTATGATGCCGTCATCGTGTCGGCTACCATGCAGTCACTGGCTTTTCAAGAAATGGAAGACAATTTGACAGAGGAAGAAAAGTCCATAGTGAGGCGGGGGCGTAATGCCAAGTCGAATGTTCCTAAGAGTGCCACTGTCCGTGATTATCGAATAAGCACGGGTTTTGAAGCATTATTAGGATATCTGTATTTGACCGAAAATATTGAGCGATTAAACGAAATTTCCGAAACAGCATTTGTCGTTATTTCCCGAGCAATAGCAGAAAAAGCAAAATCATGA
- the cysS gene encoding cysteine--tRNA ligase — protein MTMKVYNTLTRQKETFVPVEPGKVKIYVCGVTPYNHPHIGNARPFVTWDVIRRYFVYLGYDVQYVQNFTDVDDKIINAANTENVSWDVIANRYIASYFEIMDSLGVKRADVYPRVSEHIPEIIDVVQKLIDKGFAYVIDGDVYYKITAFDDYGHLSGRSLDDMQAGARVDIDDRKENPMDFALWKSAKPGEPAWESPWGQGRPGWHIECSAMSIKYLGETFDFHGGGSDLIFPHHENEIAQSEAYTGKPFVHYWLHNGFITVNEEKMSKSLGNFFLVQDITKHYSPAVLRFFLIATHYRSPLDFSDERLSEEARGLERLTAAYETLTYLKTLSHDGPSADSAAFVAAAKQAEADFIEAMNDDFNTSLAVSALFNLAKEINIYHSKVVSEKSGNDARAVETVMTCYARLADVLGLKEAFVSNTTVGADAELTQGLMDLILSIRAEARQKKDWATADKIRDALGQLNIIVEDSPQGARWKKQ, from the coding sequence ATGACAATGAAAGTATATAATACGCTGACAAGACAAAAAGAAACCTTTGTACCTGTAGAGCCTGGTAAGGTGAAAATTTATGTTTGCGGTGTAACACCTTACAATCATCCGCACATTGGTAATGCCCGACCTTTTGTGACGTGGGATGTTATTCGTCGGTACTTCGTCTACCTGGGCTATGATGTACAGTATGTACAAAATTTTACGGATGTTGATGACAAAATTATTAATGCAGCCAACACAGAAAATGTGAGTTGGGATGTCATTGCCAATCGCTATATTGCCTCATATTTTGAGATTATGGATTCCCTTGGGGTAAAGCGGGCGGACGTTTATCCGCGTGTTTCTGAACATATTCCGGAGATTATTGATGTTGTACAGAAATTGATTGATAAGGGGTTTGCCTACGTAATTGATGGCGATGTTTATTATAAAATAACGGCTTTTGACGATTACGGACATTTAAGTGGGCGGTCTCTCGATGATATGCAGGCAGGTGCACGCGTAGATATTGATGATCGGAAGGAGAATCCCATGGACTTTGCTTTATGGAAGAGTGCTAAACCAGGTGAACCTGCTTGGGAGAGTCCGTGGGGACAGGGAAGACCGGGCTGGCATATTGAATGCTCTGCCATGTCGATTAAATATTTAGGCGAAACATTTGATTTTCATGGCGGTGGCAGTGATTTGATTTTCCCTCATCATGAAAATGAAATTGCTCAGTCTGAGGCCTATACAGGAAAGCCTTTTGTGCACTATTGGCTGCACAATGGTTTTATTACAGTCAATGAGGAAAAAATGAGCAAATCGTTAGGAAATTTTTTCCTTGTGCAGGATATTACCAAGCATTATTCGCCAGCTGTTTTGCGGTTTTTCCTTATTGCCACGCATTACCGTAGTCCTCTTGATTTTAGTGATGAACGGCTGAGCGAGGAGGCACGTGGTTTGGAACGTCTCACAGCTGCTTATGAGACGCTTACTTATTTGAAAACTTTATCCCATGATGGTCCAAGTGCAGATTCGGCGGCCTTTGTGGCAGCTGCTAAACAGGCTGAAGCTGATTTTATTGAAGCTATGAATGATGATTTTAATACATCACTGGCTGTCAGTGCGCTTTTTAATTTGGCCAAAGAGATAAATATTTATCATAGTAAGGTGGTCTCGGAAAAGTCAGGTAATGATGCCCGGGCTGTAGAGACTGTTATGACCTGTTATGCGCGCCTTGCTGATGTTTTGGGATTGAAAGAAGCATTTGTGTCAAACACGACAGTAGGTGCTGATGCTGAGCTTACTCAGGGGCTGATGGATCTCATTTTGTCGATACGGGCTGAAGCACGCCAAAAGAAAGACTGGGCGACAGCTGACAAAATTCGTGATGCCCTTGGTCAATTAAATATTATCGTGGAAGATTCGCCTCAGGGAGCTAGGTGGAAAAAACAGTGA
- the gltX gene encoding glutamate--tRNA ligase — MEQQPIRVRFAPSPTGPFHIGGARSALFNWLLAKKLGGTFVLRIEDTDLVRSSRESEENIKEALHWLGLSWDEGIDVGGPYGPYRQTERFPIYKEYAEKLLASGQAYYCYCTDEELEAERQAKLAKGEMPIYSGKCRHLSEQEKAKLVAEGRKPTIRFHVPLDQQIVLQDLVRGLVSFESNGVGDFVIVKSDGIPVYNFAVVLDDSLMKITHVIRAEEHLSNTPRQIVLYQALGLPIPKFGHISLILGKDRTKMSKRHGATSVQQYKDLGYLPEAIDNFLALLGWAPSGEQEIFSLEEITKQFSMEHVAKNPAVFDIDKLNWINAHYIRQATSERVLELAWPHLVKAGYVDDDVTEDKRAWLVKVTTALKGYISYGAELADHMALFFEDEFTLETEEAKAVLQHESVPKVIQLFEEKLTALEVVDEAAVKGIMKSLTKELKLGGKYVYMPIRVALTGKMHGPELIEIIPLLGVERTLTRIKQTLAKYI, encoded by the coding sequence ATGGAACAACAACCTATTCGGGTGCGATTTGCCCCAAGTCCGACCGGTCCCTTTCATATCGGTGGAGCACGTTCGGCTTTATTTAACTGGTTACTGGCAAAAAAATTAGGCGGCACTTTCGTGCTTAGAATTGAAGATACAGATCTTGTGCGTTCGTCGCGTGAGTCAGAGGAAAATATTAAAGAAGCTCTGCATTGGCTTGGTTTGTCGTGGGATGAGGGAATTGATGTAGGGGGGCCTTATGGCCCTTACCGTCAGACAGAGCGGTTCCCCATTTATAAAGAATATGCCGAAAAGTTACTTGCATCAGGACAGGCTTATTATTGTTATTGTACAGATGAAGAACTGGAAGCGGAACGGCAAGCTAAGCTTGCAAAAGGGGAAATGCCTATTTACTCTGGTAAATGCCGTCATTTGTCAGAACAGGAAAAAGCGAAGTTAGTTGCGGAGGGTCGCAAACCAACCATTCGTTTCCATGTACCTCTAGATCAACAAATTGTTTTACAGGATCTTGTACGTGGTCTCGTGTCATTTGAGTCAAATGGAGTAGGAGATTTTGTTATTGTAAAATCAGATGGTATCCCTGTCTATAATTTTGCTGTTGTTCTTGATGATAGCTTAATGAAGATTACTCATGTTATTCGTGCTGAAGAACATTTATCAAATACGCCGCGACAAATTGTACTTTATCAGGCACTTGGTTTGCCGATACCGAAATTTGGACATATTTCGCTTATATTAGGAAAAGATCGTACAAAAATGAGCAAGCGCCATGGCGCTACATCTGTGCAGCAGTATAAAGATCTGGGGTATTTACCTGAAGCCATTGATAATTTTTTAGCACTTCTCGGCTGGGCTCCTTCTGGCGAACAGGAGATTTTTTCTTTGGAAGAAATTACCAAACAATTTTCGATGGAACATGTTGCGAAAAATCCAGCTGTTTTTGATATTGATAAATTAAATTGGATTAATGCTCATTATATTCGGCAGGCCACGTCAGAACGGGTATTGGAACTTGCTTGGCCTCATCTTGTAAAAGCAGGATATGTTGATGACGACGTGACGGAAGATAAACGAGCTTGGCTAGTGAAAGTGACAACCGCTCTCAAGGGCTATATCAGCTACGGTGCTGAGCTTGCTGACCATATGGCCTTATTTTTTGAAGATGAATTTACTCTGGAAACAGAAGAAGCTAAAGCGGTACTTCAACATGAAAGCGTTCCTAAGGTTATACAACTTTTTGAAGAAAAACTGACAGCTTTGGAAGTTGTCGATGAGGCAGCTGTCAAAGGCATTATGAAATCCTTAACAAAGGAACTGAAGTTGGGCGGAAAATATGTCTACATGCCGATTCGTGTTGCTCTTACAGGCAAGATGCATGGACCGGAATTGATTGAGATCATTCCACTTTTAGGGGTCGAGCGGACACTCACACGCATAAAACAGACTTTAGCGAAATATATTTGA